Genomic window (Mycolicibacterium smegmatis):
TGACCTGCGTACCGCGGTGGAGCCGCTGTTGGCCTGATCCGAGGGTCATTGGGTAAGCTGTCGCTCGTGTCAACCCGCCTTGAGCTCTCGCTCACCAAGCGCCGCGCAGTGGATCTGTGCCGCGTTGCGGGTTGTTGCTGTTGTTGTTGTTGCTGTTGAGCGCAGCCGCGCGCTTTGACGCGCCCGCTCGGAATTTTCTGTTCCGGCCTGCACCCAACCAGATCCAACGACAACAACAGGAGTTTCTTTCATGTCATCTTCGATCACCGATACGGCGCGGCCCCGCCTCGACCAGGTGGACGTGCGCGGTCCCCGCTTCGCGGCCTGGGTCACCACGGCGGTGCTGATCGTCGCGCTGCTGGTCTCCGGTGTCAGCTCGGCCGCGGCAGCGGTGGTGCTCGCCGCCCAGGCGCTGGTGTTCGCCATCGGCGCGCTCGGCGGTCCCCGTAGGCAGCCCTACGGCCGGTTGTTCGCGACCCTGGTCGCGCCCCGGCTGGGCCCGGTCACCGAACGTGAACCGGTTCCGCCGCTGAAGTTCGCTCAGCTCGTCGGTTTCGTGTTCGCGGCCGTCGGTGCCGTCGGCTTCGCGTTCGGCATCAGTGCAATCGGCCTCGCCGCGACGGCGTTCGCATTGGTGGCGGCGTTTCTCAACGCGGCCTTCGACATCTGTCTCGGATGCCAGATCTACCCGCTCGTGGCGCGTCTGCGTCGCACATCTGAATACGCCTGAAGCCTCAAAACCCAAGCAATCGAAAGGATCTCCTACATGGCACGCTCCGACGTCCTGGTCAGCACCGACTGGGCCGAGAGCAATCTCAAAGCGCCGAAGACCGTTTTCGTGGAGGTCGACGAAGACACCTCCGCCTACGACACGGGTCACATCGAAGGCGCTGTGAAGCTCGACTGGAAGACCGATCTGCAGGATCCGATCCGTCGCGACTTCGTCGACGCCCAGCAGTTCTCCAAGCTGCTGTCCGAGCGCGGCATCGCCAACGACGACACCGTGATCCTCTACGGCGGCAACAACAACTGGTTCGCGGCCTACGCCTACTGGTACTTCAAGCTCTACGGGCACCAGGACGTGAAGCTGCTCGACGGTGGCCGCAAGAAGTGGGAGCTCGACGCCCGCCCGCTGTCCGCCGAGAAGGTCGAGCGGCCGCAGACCAGCTACACCGCCAAGGAGCCCGACAACTCCATCCGCGCCTTCCGCGACGAGGTCATCGCCGCGATCGGGACCAAGAACCTGGTCGACGTGCGCTCGCCTGACGAGTTCTCGGGCAAGATTCTCGCGCCCGCGCATCTCCCGCAGGAGCAGAGCCAGCGCCCGGGACACATCCCCGGTGCGATCAACGTCCCGTGGAGCAAGGCCGCGAACGAGGACGGCACCTTCAAGTCCGACGAGGAGCTGGCGAAGCTGTACGCCGAGGCCGGCCTCGACGGCGAGAAGGAGACCATCGCCTACT
Coding sequences:
- a CDS encoding DUF4395 domain-containing protein; this encodes MSSSITDTARPRLDQVDVRGPRFAAWVTTAVLIVALLVSGVSSAAAAVVLAAQALVFAIGALGGPRRQPYGRLFATLVAPRLGPVTEREPVPPLKFAQLVGFVFAAVGAVGFAFGISAIGLAATAFALVAAFLNAAFDICLGCQIYPLVARLRRTSEYA
- a CDS encoding sulfurtransferase, which encodes MARSDVLVSTDWAESNLKAPKTVFVEVDEDTSAYDTGHIEGAVKLDWKTDLQDPIRRDFVDAQQFSKLLSERGIANDDTVILYGGNNNWFAAYAYWYFKLYGHQDVKLLDGGRKKWELDARPLSAEKVERPQTSYTAKEPDNSIRAFRDEVIAAIGTKNLVDVRSPDEFSGKILAPAHLPQEQSQRPGHIPGAINVPWSKAANEDGTFKSDEELAKLYAEAGLDGEKETIAYCRIGERSSHTWFVLQELLGHKNVKNYDGSWTEYGSLVGAPIELGS